One segment of Sesamum indicum cultivar Zhongzhi No. 13 linkage group LG4, S_indicum_v1.0, whole genome shotgun sequence DNA contains the following:
- the LOC105160399 gene encoding ABC transporter C family member 10, which yields MGSLWTLFCGETNCSDGLENGCRADLIFLTRPSSCINHALIICFDVLLLIMFFFTIFSKTSFKSSHMAASLCKISSLQLVSALYNGFLGFVYFALGVWILEEKLRRTQAYLPLHWWMLFILHGLIWLLLGLTVSLRGQQFPRAPLRLLSILAFLSAGLSCSLSLFTAILVKEMTIKIVLDVLWFVGSSLLILCTYKGFRYGGDDENDIYDPLLSTDNGSSKTASVGIMTPFAKASCLSKFTFWWLNPLMKRGKEKTLEDEDIPNLREDDKAESCYLQYAEIYNRRKQSDPSAQPSILTTILLCHWKEIFISGFFALLKVITISAGPLLLKAFIKVAEGQESSPYEKYILVLTLFLTKILESVSQRQWYFRCRLIGLKVRSLLTAAIYWKQLRLSNAAKLIHSSGEIMNYVTVDAYRIGEFPFWFHQIWTTSVQLCFAIIILFQAVGLATIAAMIVIVLTVVCNMPLAKLQHKFQSKLMVAQDERLKAMTEALVNMKVLKLYAWETHFRHVIESLRKIEDKWLKAVQLRKAYNSFLFWSSPVLVSAATFGACYFLGVPLSSSNVFTFVATLRLVQDPVRSIPDVIGVFIQAKVAFARIVKFLEAPELETANVRVKKSEIDDANLSVAFKSANLSWDENPLKPTLRNFSLTVQKGDKIAICGEVGSGKSTLLAAILGEVPITEGTVQVHGTIAYVSQSAWIQTGSIRDNILFGSALDNERYQDTLERCSLVKDLELLPYGDLTEIGERGVNLSGGQKQRIQLARALYKDADIYLLDDPFSAVDAHTATSLFNDYVMGALSVKTVLLVTHQVDFLPAFDSVLLMSDGEILHAAPYTQLLDKSQEFQNLVHAHKETAGAERLSEVTASLKCEAPSKEIHKTYAEKKAKATGVDQLIKKEEREVGDTGFKPYILYLKQNNRGFLVFAVAALCHLTFVIGQIIQNSWMAANVDDPHMNTLRLIIVYLLIGVVSSLFLLTRTLSTVVMGMKSSRALFSQLLISLFRAPMSFYDSTPLGRILSRVSSDLSIVDLDVPFNLVFTVGSTTNCYANLAVLAVITWQVLFVSVPMICLAIRLQKYYYSSAKELMRINGTTKSFVANHLAESVAGVITIRAFKEEDRFFAKNLELIDTNGSPFFHYFSANEWLIQRLETLSATVLAFAGLCMVLLPPGTFSSGFIGMALSYGLSLNMSLVFSINNQCMLANYIISVERLDQYMHIPSEAPEVINDNRPPVSWPTEGKVEIQDLQIKYRPDAPLVLRGISCIFEGGQKIGIVGRTGSGKTTLIGALFRLVEPAGGKIVVDGIDISKIGLHDLRSRFGIIPQDPTLFTGSVRYNLNPLGQHTDEEIWEVLGKCQLKEAVQEKEGGLDSPVVEDGSNWSMGQRQLFCLGRALLRRSKILVLDEATASIDNTTDMILQKTIRTEFADCTVITVAHRIPTVMDSTMVLAISDGKLVEFDEPMKLMKRQDSLFGQLVQEYWSHHHSAEPK from the exons ATGGGGAGTCTATGGACTTTGTTTTGTGGGGAAACCAATTGTTCAGACGGCCTGGAGAATGGGTGTCGTGCTGATTTGATCTTTCTAACCCGCCCTTCTTCATGCATCAATCATGCCTTAATAATTTGTTTCGATGTCCTGCTCCTGATCATGTTCTTCTTCACTATATTCTCCAAGACATCATTCAAGTCTTCACATATGGCTGCATCTTTATGCAAAATTTCAAGTTTGCAGCTGGTGTCAGCTCTTTATAACGGTTTTCTgggatttgtttattttgctCTCGGAGTCTGGATTTTAGAagagaaattgagaagaaCTCAAGCTTATCTACCTCTGCATTGGTGGATGCTATTCATTCTTCATGGGTTAATCTGGTTGTTGCTCGGATTAACTGTGAGCCTCAGGGGACAGCAGTTTCCAAGAGCTCCTTTGAGGCTGTTATCGATTCTTGCCTTCCTCTCTGCTGGACTTTCTTGCAGTTTATCACTTTTTACCGCGATTCTTGTAAAAGAGATGACAATTAAGATAGTCTTAGATGTATTGTGGTTTGTGGGATCGAGTTTATTGATATTGTGTACTTACAAAGGTTTCAGATATGGAGGTGatgatgaaaatgatatttatgatCCATTGCTCAGCACTGACAACGGCAGCAGTAAAACTGCTTCTGTCGGAATTATGACTCCATTTGCAAAAGCAAGTTGTTTGAGTAAATTTACATTTTGGTGGTTGAATCCATTGATGAAAAGGGGAAAGGAGAAAACTCTTGAGGATGAAGATATACCCAACTTGCGTGAGGATGATAAAGCAGAGTCTTGCTACTTGCAATATGCAGAGATATATAACAGACGGAAACAATCTGATCCATCAGCCCAGCCCTCAATCTTAACAACCATTCTCTTATGCCACTGGAAAGAAATCTTCATCTCGGGGTTCTTTGCTCTACTGAAAGTAATTACTATTTCTGCTGGTCCCTTGCTGCTCAAAGCCTTCATTAAGGTTGCAGAAGGACAAGAGAGTTCCCCATATGAGAAATATATACTGGTTTTAACACTTTTCCTTACAAAGATCCTGGAATCAGTATCTCAACGACAGTGGTACTTTAGATGTCGATTAATTGGTCTGAAGGTAAGGTCACTACTCACAGCCGCCATTTACTGGAAGCAACTAAGATTATCGAATGCTGCTAAACTGATTCATTCAAGCGgtgaaataatgaattatgttACAGTAGATGCTTACCGTATTGGTGAATTTCCGTTCTGGTTCCACCAGATATGGACAACTAGCGTCCAACTCTGTTTTGCAATCATTATTCTCTTCCAAGCTGTCGGGCTCGCAACAATTGCAGCCATGATAGTTATAGTTCTCACTGTCGTTTGCAATATGCCCCTTGCTAAATTACAACATAAGTTCCAATCCAAACTCATGGTGGCACAAGATGAAAGGTTGAAGGCTATGACAGAGGCTCTTGTGAACATGAAGGTGTTGAAGTTATATGCATGGGAAACTCATTTCAGGCATGTCATAGAAAGTTTGAGGAAAATCGAAGATAAATGGTTGAAAGCTGTTCAACTGCGTAAAGCATACAATTCATTCCTATTCTGGTCTTCCCCTGTATTAGTCTCTGCAGCTACTTTTGGCGCCTGCTATTTTCTTGGAGTTCCACTGTCTTCTAGCAATGTCTTCACGTTTGTAGCAACCTTGCGGCTGGTTCAGGATCCTGTTAGGAGCATTCCTGATGTTATTGGAGTGTTTATTCAGGCTAAAGTTGCATTTGCCAGGATAGTGAAGTTTCTTGAGGCACCTGAGCTCGAAACTGCAAATGTCCGAGTGAAAAAGTCGGAAATAGATGATGCAAATCTAAGTGTTGCTTTCAAGTCCGCCAATCTGTCATGGGATGAGAATCCACTGAAGCCCACACTTCGAAACTTCAGTTTGACAGTTCAAAAAGGTGACAAGATTGCTATTTGTGGAGAAGTGGGTTCGGGCAAATCTACCCTTCTTGCAGCAATTCTTGGAGAGGTTCCAATAACCGAAGGAACT GTTCAAGTTCATGGGACTATAGCCTATGTCTCACAATCAGCATGGATTCAGACGGGAAGCATTCGAGATAACATTCTCTTCGGTTCTGCCTTGGACAACGAGAGGTATCAAGATACATTAGAGAGGTGTTCACTAGTAAAGGACCTTGAGCTGCTACCCTATGGCGATCTCACTGAGATAGGAGAAAGAGGAGTTAACCTTAGTGGTGGTCAAAAGCAACGAATCCAGCTTGCTCGTGCTCTGTATAAGGATGCTGATATATATCTCTTGGATGATCCTTTTAGTGCTGTTGACGCCCACACTGCCACGAGCCTGTTTAAT GACTATGTCATGGGAGCCCTTTCAGTGAAGACTGTCTTACTGGTCACTCATCaagttgattttcttcctGCATTTGATTCTGTTTTG TTGATGTCAGATGGGGAGATTTTGCATGCTGCTCCTTATACTCAGTTGCTGGACAAAAGCCAAGAATTTCAGAATCTTGTTCATGCACACAAAGAGACTGCTGGTGCGGAGCGGCTTTCAGAAGTAACTGCATCTCTAAAGTGTGAGGCTCCTTCAAAAGAGATTCACAAGACTTATGCAGAGAAGAAAGCTAAAGCAACTGGAGTTGATCAGTTgataaagaaagaagagagggAAGTTGGTGACACTGGATTTAAGCCCTATATTCTGTATTTAAAGCAGAACAATAGAGGCTTTTTGGTGTTTGCTGTGGCTGCTCTCTGTCACTTAACATTTGTCATTGGTCAGATAATACAGAACTCTTGGATGGCAGCAAATGTTGACGATCCACATATGAACACGTTGAGATTGATTATCGTGTACTTGCTGATTGGAGTTGTGTCATCTCTGTTTTTGCTCACTAGAACGCTATCCACCGTCGTCATGGGCATGAAGTCATCCAGAGCATTATTTTCACAGCTTCTGATTTCTTTGTTTCGTGCACCAATGTCATTTTATGACTCTACACCTTTGGGAAGAATACTAAGCCGG GTCTCCTCTGATTTGAGTATCGTTGATCTAGATGTCCCCTTCAACTTGGTATTCACTGTTGGATCAACCACAAATTGCTATGCTAACCTTGCAGTTTTGGCTGTTATCACATGGCAAGTTTTATTCGTGTCTGTGCCAATGATCTGTCTAGCTATTCGCTTACAG AAGTACTACTACTCGTCTGCTAAAGAGTTGATGCGGATTAATGGTACCACAAAATCTTTTGTAGCAAACCATCTTGCTGAATCTGTAGCCGGAGTCATTACAATTCGAGCATTTAAAGAGGAAGACCGGTTTTTTGCCAAGAATCTTGAACTGATCGACACAAACGGCAGTCCTTTCTTCCACTATTTCTCAGCAAATGAGTGGTTGATCCAAAGGCTTGAAACCCTTAGTGCAACCGTTCTTGCCTTTGCAGGCCTCTGCATGGTTTTACTCCCTCCTGGAACTTTTAGCTCTG GATTCATCGGAATGGCTTTGTCCTATGGTCTCTCGCTGAATATGTCCCTTGTGTTCTCCATTAATAACCAGTGCATGTTGGCAAACTACATCATTTCTGTAGAAAGACTCGACCAGTATATGCACATACCTAGTGAGGCACCTGAAGTGATAAACGATAATCGTCCCCCTGTTAGCTGGCCAACTGAGGGTAAAGTAGAGATTCAGGACTTACAG ATCAAATATAGACCAGATGCACCACTTGTTTTACGAGGGATAAGTTGCATATTTGAAGGAGGACAGAAAATTGGCATTGTTGGTCGAACAGGCAGTGGGAAGACTACTCTTATCGGTGCCTTGTTTCGTCTGGTAGAACCTGCGGGAGGAAAGATTGTTGTGGATGGAATTGACATCTCAAAAATCGGGCTTCATGATTTGAGGTCGCGTTTCGGAATCATACCTCAAGACCCGACTCTTTTCACTGGATCTGTGAGATACAATTTGAATCCATTAGGTCAACATACTGATGAGGAAATATGGGAG GTTCTAGGAAAGTGTCAGCTCAAAGAGGCTGTGCAGGAGAAAGAAGGTGGCTTAGATTCACCTG TTGTGGAAGATGGATCAAACTGGAGCATGGGGCAGCGGCAATTGTTCTGTCTGGGTCGTGCTTTATTAAGGAGAAGTAAGATCTTGGTGCTAGACGAAGCAACTGCATCAATTGACAATACGACCGACATGATCTTGCAGAAGACAATCAGGACAGAATTTGCGGATTGCACTGTGATCACTGTGGCTCATAGAATACCAACAGTGATGGATTCTACAATGGTTCTAGCCATTAGTGATG GGAAACTGGTGGAATTTGATGAACCAATGAAGCTAATGAAGAGACAAGATTCATTGTTTGGGCAGCTTGTCCAGGAATATTGGTCTCATCATCATTCCGCAGAACCAAAATAA
- the LOC105160400 gene encoding uncharacterized protein LOC105160400, translating to MPTMSTFRFSILAPPPLSVPRLFPPRSPSISRKFPPRPHLFSSVASSRRTFFHSKSSEEESDVSEAEDEWLQKLPEKKKALYSHSLPCVEAWLKSLGFHQSRDDRAVWFVENPDWHAQLSLDVTDLYIRYLKNGPGNLEKDVERRFSYALSREDIENAILGGP from the exons ATGCCCACCATGTCTACCTTCAGATTCTCAATTCTTGCACCTCCACCACTTTCAGTTCCAAGATTGTTTCCCCCCAGAAGCCCGTCAATTTCCAGGAAATTCCCACCTCGCCCACATCTTTTCTCCTCAGTTGCCAGCTCAAGAAGGACATTTTTCCACTCAAAGTCATCTGAAGAAGAATCGGATGTCTCGGAAGCAGAGGATGAATGGCTGCAGAAATTACCAGAAAAAAAGAAGGCTTTGTATTCTCACAGTTTGCCGTGTGTTGAAGCATGGCTGAAGAGTCTAGGATTTCATCAGAGTAGAGATGATAGAGCTGTCTGGTTTGTGGAGAATCCTGATTGGCATGCACAGCTTTCACTTGATGTCACTGATTTGTACATAAG GTATCTGAAGAATGGACCAGGAAATCTTGAGAAAGATGTTGAAAGGAGATTTAGTTACGCCCTAAGTAGAGAAGATATCGAAAATGCCATACTCGGAGGACCATGA
- the LOC105160401 gene encoding uncharacterized protein LOC105160401, with amino-acid sequence MTPANLPPVNFSKTQRLVLLIDLHPLLTLQNPTAYLRAVTSVAARLLQFAPLSASLSAYKLFFSSLSPLRSDAVLPRHLSTPSLSFNLPAQTLASLSITFDSISTIIDLPNSPCSARASNAVSSLLQLIHDYSWETEKDNLLGEDDCNDGDFVKVPSNLVILLSAIGQSVSCSVDFWELREFDEVFCVVKEAFVIRDIHLCWIDVKIEELKFEGVYEKKNERENNLVILKDGIRKIGWGFCSSELIVLGSALLPFGLIYPKIGVSVGFMDFGGLNKKTYSGELSLEILDVNGMPLECKCCDLEFVNLKSLPCSNRTDDILNAAESRDSQSFHGQDAFWIRLAKENMKVHVKSVHRYDDCERIGGSSEIVLVRECFLEQRKNKKNSGVDFFADRVLEMLHGEMGGVTSRSQPPTWQMFLSFLHTKGYWALVSLSSSNRDIFMGILKPFTTHLALICILDADHVSSRGKSGSKLPKIENKTRDTCDEDMSNSNRCLGSQTDTSTSDNCEPRGDGKRKKSLRRLYQEMTWNSFYKAAFEGSDIDLFELYIARHSEKSKKLKFLKCWMKQITKLDPYCLTTLPGSKSIEELSACNAFLSEPSPAKEGASPVLKPETSETFFNSLSKRIQHSLESGMDLKNLAERVVKSSIHWLHHNCDENSSEGQQPMRNLDDSSKEAVGSKLIELLLKAPKEMKKMHQDSDQCSSSENIVREYELQILLRIEILRSAASEMMGESRKQKLLKQICSLLEIIQYLVAGGIHGHISLYDYVERTIRARYADELEDFVKKIYTEMDLLPFGDVDDETPSLLFNSEDSNQSWKDKYDRNEKTEANSIHLSFSTEGNSSQPLANHCESPQDIGKDEHTRILNEARERRERARRFAPFISKARDLQRVWAPKQPKALKGKLDSLPNKSKGKDRQTPTYSVVCETPMTGNKRACSGDKARKDLVSSSYSVSKALFQDD; translated from the exons ATGACTCCGGCAAATCTACCACCGGTAAACTTCTCCAAAACCCAACGCTTAGTCCTCCTCATAGATCTCCACCCACTTCTCACCCTCCAAAACCCTACCGCCTACCTCCGCGCCGTCACTTCCGTAGCAGCTCGTCTGCTACAATTCGCTCCGCTCTCTGCCTCCCTATCTGCTTACAAGCTCTTCTTCTCCTCCCTCTCTCCCCTCCGCTCCGACGCTGTTCTCCCGCGCCACCTATCTACCCCATCACTCTCCTTCAATCTTCCCGCCCAAACCTTGGCTTCCCTCTCCATCACTTTCGATTCTATTTCTACCATCATTGATTTGCCGAATTCACCATGCTCTGCGCGTGCTTCGAATGCCGTGAGCTCGTTGCTTCAGTTAATTCACGACTACTCGTGGGAGACTGAGAAGGACAATCTGTTAGGTGAGGATGATTGTAATGATGGCGATTTTGTAAAAGTTCCTTCTAATTTGGTTATTTTGCTTTCTGCGATTGGTCAATCAGTTAGTTGTTCGGTTGATTTTTGGGAGTTGCGTGAGTTTGATGAGGTGTTTTGTGTTGTGAAGGAGGCATTTGTTATTAGGGATATTCATCTGTGTTGGATTGATGTTAAGATTGAGGAACTGAAATTTGAAGGGGTttatgagaagaaaaatgaacgTGAGAACAATCTAGTCATCTTGAAGGATGGCATTAGGAAAATCGGATGGGGATTCTGTTCTAGTGAATTGATTGTTTTAGGTTCAGCTTTGTTACCTTTTGGGTTGATCTATCCAAAAATTGGGGTGTCAGTTGGCTTTATGGATTTCGGGGGCTTGAATAAGAAAACTTATAGTGGAGAATTGAGCCTTGAGATATTGGATGTGAATGGGATGCCATTAGAATGCAAGTGCTGCGATCTTGAGTTTGTAAACTTGAAGAGTTTGCCTTGTAGTAATAGAACTGATGATATTCTGAATGCCGCTGAATCTAGAGATTCACAGAGTTTTCACGGTCAAGATGCATTTTGGATTCGTCTAgctaaagaaaatatgaaagtaCATGTCAAGAGTGTTCATAGATACGACGACTGTGAGAGGATTGGAGGCTCGTCCGAGATTGTTCTAGTGCGGGAGTGCTTCCTGGAGcagaggaaaaacaaaaagaacagTGGTGTTGACTTTTTTGCGGACAGGGTTCTGGAAATGCTGCATGGAGAAATGGGTGGAGTCACTTCTAGAAGTCAGCCACCCACCTGGCAAATGTTTCTAAGTTTTCTTCATACAAAGGGGTACTGGGCCTTGGTGTCCCTCTCGAGTAGCAACAGAGATATATTTATGGGTATTCTGAAGCCTTTCACAACTCATTTGGCTCTCATCTGCATCTTGGATGCTGATCATGTGTCAAGTAGAGGTAAAAGTGGATCTAAATTGCCCAAGATAGAGAATAAAACTCGTGATACTTGTGATGAGGACATGAGCAACTCAAACAGGTGTTTGGGTTCCCAAACTGATACCTCAACCTCTGATAATTGTGAACCACGTGGAGatgggaaaaggaaaaaaagctTAAGGCGTCTGTATCAGGAGATGACATGGAATTCCTTTTACAAGGCAGCCTTTGAAGGATCTGATATTGACTTGTTTGAGCTTTACATTGCCAGACATTCTGAAAAATCTAAGAAGCTAAAATTCCTTAAATGCTGGATGAAACAAattacgaaacttgatccataTTGCTTAACAACATTGCCGGGATCCAAGTCGATAGAGGAACTATCTGCTTGTAATGCATTCTTGTCTGAGCCATCTCCAGCAAAGGAGGGAGCTAGTCCTGTTTTAAAACCAGAGACTTCAGAAACCTTTTTCAACAGTCTCTCCAAGAGGATCCAACATAGTTTGGAATCAGGAATGGACTTGAAGAATCTGGCAGAGCGAGTTGTCAAATCATCCATTCATTGGTTGCATCATAATTGTGATGAAAATAGTTCTGAAGGTCAACAACCAATGAGAAATTTAGATGATTCTTCTAAGGAAGCTGTTGGTAGCAAATTAATTGAACTTCTACTAAAGGCACccaaagaaatgaagaagatgCACCAGGATTCTGATCAGTGTTCATCATCAGAAAATATAGTCAGAGA ATACGAGTTACAGATTTTACTTCGGATAGAGATTCTGCGATCAGCTGCTTCAGAAATGATGGGGGAATCTAGAAAACAGAAGCTGCTGAAGCAGATATGTTCCCTTTTAGAGATCATTCAGTACCTTGTGGCAGGAGGAATTCATGGTCATATTAGCCTATACGATTATGTTGAACGAACTATCAGAGCAAG GTATGCAGATGAGCTTGAAGATTTTGTGAAAAAGATATACACAGAAATGGATTTGCTGCCATTTGGTGATGTTGATGATGAGACTCCAAGTCTCCTGTTTAACAGTGAGGATAGCAATCAATCATGGAAGGATAAGTATGATAGAAATGAGAAGACTGAAGCCAACAGCATTCACCTATCATTCTCAACTGAAGGAAACTCCTCTCAGCCTCTTGCCAATCATTGCGAAAGTCCACAAGATATAGGAAAAGATGAGCACACCCGAATCCTAAATGAAGCTCGTGAGAGGAGGGAGAGGGCCAGAAGATTTGCCCCATTCATAAGCAAGGCCCGAGATTTGCAAAGAGTTTGGGCCCCAAAGCAACCCAAGGCACTGAAAGGTAAGCTTGATTCTCTCCCAAACAAATCAAAAGGGAAGGATAGGCAAACACCTACTTATAGTGTGGTATGCGAGACCCCAATGACGGGAAATAAACGTGCTTGCTCAGGCGATAAAGCACGTAAGGATCTTGTGAGCTCTTCATACTCTGTTTCCAAGGCTTTGTTTCAGGACGACTGA
- the LOC105160402 gene encoding hevamine-A, translating to MEIKRQLIAPLLLLLQSFLLAASARQGGIAVYWGQNGNEGTLADTCSTARFSYVNIAFLYKFGGGQIPELNLAGHCNPATNSCRVFSDEIRACQRRGIKVMISIGGGVGNYSLSSREDAQSLSVYLWNNFLGGGDASATRPLGDAVLDGIDLDIELGSSLYYDDLVRFLKSYRRNGRRVYVTGAPQCPFPDRLLGAALNTSLFDYVWVQFYNNPPCQYTSGNTDNLENSWIRWTTSVNAGKIFLGLPAAPQAAGSGFIPPEVLTGQILPVIRRSRKYGGVMLWSKYWDDQSGYSAAIVKSV from the coding sequence ATGGAAATTAAACGTCAACTCATTGCtcctctcctcctcctcctccaaaGCTTCCTCCTCGCCGCCTCTGCCCGTCAAGGCGGCATCGCCGTCTACTGGGGTCAAAATGGCAACGAGGGCACCCTCGCTGACACCTGCTCCACTGCCAGATTTTCCTACGTTAACATAGCCTTCCTCTACAAATTCGGCGGCGGCCAGATCCCCGAGCTCAACCTCGCTGGCCACTGCAATCCCGCCACCAACTCCTGCCGCGTCTTCAGCGATGAAATCCGCGCCTGCCAGCGTCGTGGCATCAAGGTCATGATCTCCATCGGCGGCGGCGTCGGAAACTATTCTCTCTCCTCCAGAGAAGACGCCCAAAGTTTGTCCGTTTATTTATGGAACAATTTTCTTGGCGGAGGCGACGCCTCCGCCACCCGGCCTCTCGGAGACGCCGTTTTGGACGGCATCGACTTGGATATCGAGCTGGGATCGTCGCTATACTACGACGATCTCGTAAGATTTTTGAAATCGTACAGAAGGAATGGGAGAAGAGTGTATGTGACAGGTGCACCGCAGTGCCCGTTTCCCGATCGGTTATTGGGGGCGGCGCTGAATACCAGCCTGTTTGATTATGTTTGGGTTCAGTTCTACAATAACCCTCCATGCCAGTACACTTCAGGGAATACGGATAATTTGGAGAATTCATGGATACGTTGGACGACTTCCGTCAATGCTGGAAAGATATTCCTGGGCCTGCCGGCAGCACCTCAGGCCGCCGGAAGTGGTTTCATCCCGCCGGAGGTGCTGACAGGGCAGATTCTTCCGGTGATCCGAAGATCGAGGAAATATGGCGGGGTGATGCTCTGGTCAAAGTATTGGGATGATCAAAGCGGATATAGTGCCGCCATTGTAAAAAGCGTGTGA
- the LOC105160403 gene encoding uncharacterized protein LOC105160403 → MDGTHGHTATLASASRDGGEVVDYTVVSTLDFDSPGLPGSYVSKGSKRKCTTVDRPIKFKDGSSLVLGLGRSSSSCTSICSGNEIEEESSVDLGLSINLNIGDCRSSNPKQVSAGGALNAITVRRPVLNLQLSLSTGPAESDVTTGSQGFVPYQNYSESPVLTPTFQLVDEGSTSSRWKTGPLVAPLDCPLEISIPFDQVHDSGNPNPVVSSNPSTALVTPSLAGSASCLLNKQQQRKARVKTCRFEGCTRGARGASGLCIAHGGGRRCQKAGCQKGAEGRTVFCKAHGGGRRCQHLGCTKSAEGRTDYCIGHGGGRRCSHEGCSRAARGKSGLCIRHGGGKRCKMENCSKSAEGISGLCISHGGGRRCQYPECTKGAQGSTMFCKAHGGGRRCTVLGCTKGAEGSTPFCKGHGGGKRCTSEGCTKSVHGGTLFCVSHGGGKRCAMPGCTKSARGRTSYCVRHGGGKRCKFAGCPKSAQGSTDFCKAHGGGKRCSWGQLGSEFSSQGAVPCDKFARGKSGLCAAHNAQVQEKDIHGSFELVSTTQDTSSNTSTQTKGIFPAGTHIPYPCTTDNNGARSVGSISHGHQPISLPIMAQENFVVGNACLDRLSLPEGRVHGGSLMAMLKGGTAFATSNNTQDNSGELVPEKSFPMSHRWV, encoded by the coding sequence ATGGATGGTACCCATGGCCATACAGCTACTTTGGCCTCTGCATCAAGAGATGGGGGCGAAGTTGTTGACTATACTGTTGTTTCTACTCTAGATTTTGATTCACCTGGCCTGCCAGGCTCTTATGTTTCCAAGGGAAGCAAGAGAAAATGTACTACTGTTGATCGAccaattaaattcaaagatGGGTCTTCTCTGGTTCTTGGGTTGGGGCGTTCATCAAGTTCCTGCACTAGCATATGCTCAGGGAACGAAATTGAAGAGGAGTCTTCTGTAGATCTTGGTCTGAGTATCAACCTCAACATAGGAGATTGCAGGTCATCCAATCCAAAGCAGGTTTCTGCTGGTGGGGCATTGAATGCAATTACGGTACGGAGGCCTGTTTTAAACCTTCAATTAAGTCTATCCACTGGACCTGCTGAATCTGATGTAACCACTGGCAGCCAAGGATTCGTTCCTTACCAGAATTACTCTGAGTCACCAGTTTTAACCCCTACATTTCAACTAGTGGATGAAGGGTCAACATCTTCTCGGTGGAAAACTGGCCCTCTTGTTGCCCCCTTGGATTGTCCACTAGAGATCTCCATCCCATTTGACCAAGTCCATGACAGTGGGAATCCTAATCCAGTGGTGTCTAGTAACCCCTCAACTGCATTGGTGACACCAAGTTTGGCTGGCAGTGCTTCTTGTCTACTTAACAAACAGCAACAACGCAAAGCTAGAGTGAAAACTTGTCGTTTTGAAGGATGCACCAGGGGTGCAAGGGGTGCTTCTGGTCTCTGTATTGCCCATGGAGGTGGCAGGAGGTGCCAAAAAGCTGGTTGTCAGAAGGGAGCTGAGGGCAGGACTGTATTTTGCAAGGCACATGGTGGTGGTCGGAGGTGCCAGCATCTTGGGTGTACTAAAAGTGCCGAAGGCCGTACTGACTACTGCATAGGTCATGGTGGCGGTAGGAGGTGTAGTCATGAGGGTTGCTCTCGTGCAGCAAGAGGTAAGTCTGGCCTCTGCATCCGTCATGGGGGTGGTAAAAGGTGCAAGATGGAAAATTGCAGTAAGAGTGCTGAGGGCATCTCTGGCCTTTGCATATCCCACGGAGGTGGGCGTCGCTGCCAATACCCTGAGTGTACAAAAGGTGCTCAAGGGAGCACAATGTTCTGTAAAGCTCACGGTGGTGGCAGAAGGTGCACGGTTTTGGGATGCACAAAAGGTGCAGAAGGGAGCACTCCATTCTGTAAGGGCCACGGTGGCGGGAAAAGATGTACATCAGAAGGATGCACTAAGAGCGTTCACGGGGGAACTTTATTTTGTGTTAGTCATGGGGGGGGCAAAAGATGTGCTATGCCTGGATGTACCAAGAGTGCCAGGGGTCGTACAAGCTACTGTGTCCGTCATGGTGGTGGAAAAAGGTGCAAGTTTGCAGGCTGTCCAAAAAGTGCACAAGGAAGCACTGATTTTTGCAAGGCGCATGGTGGAGGGAAACGATGCTCTTGGGGACAGTTGGGTTCTGAGTTCAGCAGTCAAGGTGCTGTTCCTTGTGACAAGTTTGCAAGGGGAAAATCTGGCCTCTGTGCTGCCCACAATGCGCAAGTGCAGGAAAAAGATATCCATGGCAGCTTTGAGTTGGTTTCAACGACACAGGACACGAGTTCTAACACATCTACTCAAACGAAAGGCATTTTTCCAGCTGGAACCCATATTCCTTATCCTTGCACCACTGACAACAATGGGGCACGATCAGTTGGTTCAATAAGTCATGGACATCAACCAATATCTCTGCCAATTATGGCACAAGAAAATTTCGTGGTTGGAAATGCTTGCTTGGATCGGCTCTCTCTCCCTGAAGGCAGGGTGCATGGAGGTAGCCTGATGGCAATGCTTAAAGGAGGGACAGCCTTTGCAACAAGCAATAATACTCAAGACAACAGTGGTGAATTGGTGCCAGAGAAATCTTTTCCTATGTCACATAGATGGGTATGA